AAGTACTGCATCACTGTGTGGCAGTCATGTGACTTAAGACCAGCCAATTTTAAATATGCCATCGAGACTAGGTTCCTAATATTAGAGGAAAAGCCTGTAGGAACTGACATGCCAAAAAAGGACCCGCAcactattttcttctccttatgCAGCAAGTTCCAACTACCCAAAGGCAATTTGGTCTTTTTCTCACCAGCTACCACTTTTACATCAGTTTTGATGCCCATATCGACCATGTCCAAACGGGTATTCACTCCATCCTTGGTCTTCCCAGGAATATTCAAGAGGGTACCAATTATGGCATCGCAACAATTCTTCTCAATGTGCATGACATCAAGAATATGGCGTACTGGAATATATTTCCAATAATCAAGTTCAAAGAAGACACTCTTTTTTCCAGCAAGGTCTTGGTTGGTCAGGTGATCGCTTGGCAGGCTTTTTAGCTTTACCAAACTCACGAGGCAAACCTTCAACCCTTGCCAACACCTCTTCTCCAGTTAATGGTTCAGGGGCAACATCCTTCTCAATAGTGTTGTCGAATGCAGCAGCATGCCTTCTGTATGGATGATGTCTTTCTGTCCATCGGCGACTCCTCAAAAACACCATTTTCTTGCTACGTTTCAGCCTGTAGGGTTTGGTTTTATCAACACAAACAGGACAAGCATTATATCCTTTGGTGACACTACCCGAGAGGTTTCCATACGCAGGCAAGTCATTTATGGTCCAAAATAGGACACCCCTCAGTGTAAAATATTCTCCTCTTATAGCATCATACACACCGAAAATACCCAGCTACATTAACTTCAGATCATCTATTAACGGTTGTAGATAGACATTGATATCTTTCCCGGGCTGTTTCGGTCCTGATATTAACAAAGACAGCATCAGGAACTTCCTCTTCATGCATAACCAAGGAGGAAGATTATAAATGACCAGAATAACCGGCCAACAAGAGTATTTGCTGCTTAAAGCAACGTGAGGATTGAATCCATCGGAAGAAAGGGCTAAGCGAAGGttcctatttttctttccCAAATTCTAGCCACTTTGTGTCGATCAATTTCCAGGTTGGTGAATCAGCTGGATGCCGCATCATGGCATCTTTTTTCCTATCGGCATGCCAAGTCAAGGCCTTCGCTGTCTTTGGTGACTGGAACATCTTTTTGAATCTCGGTATTATAGGGAAGTACCACAAAACCTTTGCAGGAACCCCGTCCCTCACAGCTCCATTCTTTCCAATCTTATACCGTGATGTACTACATTCTGGGCAGATCTCAGCTTCATGGTGGTCCCCTCTATACAAAATACAGTTGTTTGGACATGCATGAATTTTTTCATACCCCATCCCTAATACTGAAAGTGTTTTCTTCGCCTCATTTAAATTGTTAGGTACCACATTCCCATCCGGTAACAAGGACACAAACAACATTAGCCAGTCGGAATAATAACTATAAGTCATTCCATGCTTGGCTTTCAAATTGAACATTTCTACAAGAGCGTTCAATTTTGTTGACTTTGTACACCCCGGATACAAGCTTTATCTCCATCTTCTACGACCCTAAAGAACTCATCTGAGTCACAAGACATCTCCTCACCCTCACTTTCATCACCGTCTTCAACCTCAGG
This region of Fragaria vesca subsp. vesca unplaced genomic scaffold, FraVesHawaii_1.0 scf0510153, whole genome shotgun sequence genomic DNA includes:
- the LOC101305231 gene encoding uncharacterized protein LOC101305231: MVFLRSRRWTERHHPYRRHAAAFDNTIEKDVAPEPLTGEEVLARVEVRHILDVMHIEKNCCDAIIGTLLNIPGKTKDGVNTRLDMVDMGIKTDVKVVAGEKKTKLPLGSWNLLHKEKKIVCGSFFGMSVPTGFSSNIRNLVSMAYLKLAGLKSHDCHTVMQYFLPVALRSVLEKPVRYAIIRFCLFFKAICSKVIDVSRLKQMQVDLVDTVCLLEKFFPPSFFDVMIHLTLHLVREVEWCGPVFFRWMYPFERYMKVFKGYVKNRHFLEGCIAEKYIVEEAIEFLEDRVLSQSGTTVGIPFTSIAGHYK
- the LOC101305525 gene encoding uncharacterized protein LOC101305525, with the translated sequence MFNLKAKHGMTYSYYSDWLMLFVSLLPDGNVVPNNLNEAKKTLSVLGMGYEKIHACPNNCILYRGDHHEAEICPECSTSRYKIGKNGAVRDGVPAKVLWYFPIIPRFKKMFQSPKTAKALTWHADRKKDAMMRHPADSPTWKLIDTKWLEFGKEK